The Sulfurimonas sp. HSL3-2 genome segment ATAAATAAAAAGATATCTCATATAGACTCTATGACCTTTTATCTTGAAAATGACAACTCTCTGTTTTTACACTTAGAACGTGAACTTTCCGTTGATACAAAACTACTCATCATCACGACAAAACAAAACTTCAGCGTCGTCGGTAAGCTTTTATGTACCGTGACTGCGGACAACCAGATACTTAAAGAGAACATGCTGCTTCCTTCACAGTGTACTGTCTTTGAGGACCAGACCTATCTTTTAAACTACAATAACAGCGTTATCAACGTCTTACATGTAGACGAACTTACAGAGTTTCCAAGACTGCTTTTAGAGGATGAGAACTCAAGTGCGACCATACACCTTTTCGGTGAGGACAAAGAGAGTGCAAAAGCGCTTATCTCCCCGATCGCGCAGACAAATGAGGTCAAGATCGATATTACTGACATCGTAGAGGGCTGGCTGCGCATAGATGTGACAAGCAGAAAGTACGGAAACATCACGCAGTTCATCTCCTCTACCAAACAGCTTCTCAGCACTAAGATCATCGCGGCATCCAACATCCCCGCATACATCATAGAGAAGATGCACTATGCACAGAGAAAACTCACATTTTCCGAAAGCTGTACGGGAGGGCTTTTAGCCTATATGTTCACAAAAGAGAGCGGAGCTTCAAATATGTTCGACGGTTCTTTAGTGACCTACTCCAATGCATTAAAAGAGAACTGGCTTGCAGTCGAGCACGCTACGCTTGAAAAACATGGAGCGGTAAGCGAGCAGGTAGTAAGAGAGATGAGCGACGGGGCACTCAACGTCAGCTATGCCAACTATGCTGTCGCCATAAGCGGTGTAGCAGGTCCAACAGGCGGTACGGAAGAGAAACCTGTAGGGACTGTATACATTAGTGTAAGAAGCAGAGATAACGAGCAGACACAGAAACTCTCTCTTTACGGTGACAGAAGATATATACAAGAACAGAGCGCTTTATATGCTATTAAAAT includes the following:
- a CDS encoding CinA family protein; translated protein: MKFNVLFVGSKFSNNTYLKDYILREINKKISHIDSMTFYLENDNSLFLHLERELSVDTKLLIITTKQNFSVVGKLLCTVTADNQILKENMLLPSQCTVFEDQTYLLNYNNSVINVLHVDELTEFPRLLLEDENSSATIHLFGEDKESAKALISPIAQTNEVKIDITDIVEGWLRIDVTSRKYGNITQFISSTKQLLSTKIIAASNIPAYIIEKMHYAQRKLTFSESCTGGLLAYMFTKESGASNMFDGSLVTYSNALKENWLAVEHATLEKHGAVSEQVVREMSDGALNVSYANYAVAISGVAGPTGGTEEKPVGTVYISVRSRDNEQTQKLSLYGDRRYIQEQSALYAIKMLLEIDKKLFFTN